Proteins encoded within one genomic window of Camelina sativa cultivar DH55 chromosome 19, Cs, whole genome shotgun sequence:
- the LOC109131014 gene encoding LOW QUALITY PROTEIN: non-specific lipid-transfer protein 2 (The sequence of the model RefSeq protein was modified relative to this genomic sequence to represent the inferred CDS: deleted 1 base in 1 codon; substituted 1 base at 1 genomic stop codon), with translation MKIVTLMLIAFVILFLSAPIKVAGDYKXMVKCHDEIGNCLGAIHKGTKLPGYCCGKLVKPQPCACKYFIQNPVLLPRLLIACRVPHPKC, from the exons ATGAAGATCGTTACTTTGATGCTCATTGCCTTCGTCATACTCTTCTTGTCAGCTCCGATCAAAGTTGCTggtgattat aaataaatggtCAAATGCCACGATGAGATTGGAAACTGCTTAGGTGCCATTCATAAAGGAACCAAATTGCCTGGTTACTGTTGTGGAAAACTCGTTAAGCCACAACCATGTGCCTGTAAGTATTTTATCCAGAACCCTGTGTTACTTCCCAGACTTCTCATTGCTTGTCGCGTTCCTCATCCCAAATGTTAA
- the LOC104765019 gene encoding uncharacterized protein LOC104765019 yields the protein MKLEDLLVEDGTKDQNGVSVAALLDHHRRHPQLLQQPSSKLKEHKSEEEKNDLIKKKQKRTLQKEVMKMQGELEDEQALNKALRDMHRGPVMSQPRLSLLLLPPQVQELIEELATVEAEILCLEKRIQDLKLDVYSEKKENEVLKASIDEGEEEKMMNPKKLLQRQNHLPCDADNDIIKMRSEDLKHRSKSHSYEDHRAVKDIQMNSPRTYASIGSAREFSSRIHSSTFSDGTSRTQEKNNVQETTANVVSEDLVKCLMGIYLELNRSSREREGSKTVSKLSLTHLKNASFKRKSVYDHNASNLDPYGAVMGASLRDIGEYKNFIHITRTSIDVSRLSDCSTSLVNLRVLKEKLSRVDLSFLNHKKKMAFWINTYNACVMNGFLEHGLPSSKEKLLTLLKMATIDVGGMQLSALDIEDSILQSPCEPRESVPTGESEARIQKRYGFRCVEPNLMFVLCRGDWSSPALRVYTAEDVVNELIKARTEYLEASIGISGRKKIMIPSFLQKRLRDFAEDEGSLVEWICSQLPPVQRCLQLKETAMEWLNKKGTEAQLKKLVEVRAHEYEFRYLFPL from the exons ATGAAGCTGGAAGACTTACTTGTGGAAGACGGAACCAAAGATCAAAATGGCGTTAGTGTTGCGGCTCTTCTtgatcatcatcgtcgtcaccCTCAGCTCCTGCAACAA CCATCATCAAAACTGAAGGAGCACAAGagcgaagaagagaagaatgatttgatcaagaagaagcaaaagcgaACTCTTCAAAAAGAAGTAATGAAAATGCAAGGAGAGCTAGAGGACGAGCAGGCATTAAACAAGGCTCTACGTGATATGCACCGTGGTCCCGTTATGTCTCAGCCTCGTCTCTCTTTactgcttcttcctcctcag GTTCAAGAGCTGATAGAGGAGCTAGCGACGGTTGAGGCAGAGATACTCTGTCTCGAGAAACGAATTCAAGACTTAAAACTTGATGTGTATAGtgagaaaaaagagaatgaagtaCTTAAAGCCAGTattgatgaaggagaagaagagaagatgatgaatccTAAAAAACTACTACAAAGGCAGAATCATCTTCCTTGCGACGCTGACAATGACATTATAAAGATGAGATCTGAGGATCTAAAACACAGATCCAAGTCTCATAGTTATGAAGATCATCGTGCTGTTAAGGATATTCAAATGAACAGTCCTCGTACTTATGCGTCAATTGGATCAGCCAGGGAGTTCTCATCAAGAATCCATTCCTCGACCTTTTCTGATGGAACATCAAGAACGCAAGAGAAAAATAATGTGCAAGAGACGACAGCAAATGTAGTATCGGAGGATCTGGTGAAGTGCTTGATGGGAATATATTTAGAACTCAACAGGTCATCCCGGGAACGAGAAGGGTCAAAAACTGTTTCGAAGCTGAGCCTCACACACCTCAAGAATGCTTCTTTCAAACGCAAATCGGTGTATGACCATAACGCTTCAAATCTTGATCCTTATGGAGCTGTGATGGGGGCTTCTCTTAGAGACATAGGAGAGTACAAGAACTTCATCCACATCACTCGAACCTCCATTGATGTTAGCCGTTTATCCGATTGTTCCACTTCTCTTGTCAATTTGAG GGTTTTGAAGGAGAAGTTGAGCAGAGTAGATTTGAGTTTCTTGAACCACAAGAAAAAGATGGCATTCTGGATCAACACATACAACGCATGCGTCATGAAT gggTTTCTGGAACACGGACTACCTTCATCAAAGGAGAAACTACTGACCCTCCTCAaaatg GCAACAATTGACGTGGGAGGCATGCAACTGTCTGCTCTAGATATTGAAGACTCTATCTTGCAGAGTCCATGCGAACCCAGGGAATCC GTTCCAACGGGTGAAAGCGAAGCGAGAATACAGAAACGGTACGGATTCAGATGCGTAGAACCGAACCTAATGTTCGTGCTTTGTCGTGGAGATTGGTCCTCACCTGCT TTGAGAGTCTATACAGCAGAAGATGTAGTGAACGAGCTAATCAAAGCAAGAACAGAGTATCTAGAAGCTTCCATCGGTATCTCGGGAAGAAAAAAGATCATGATTCCGAGCTTCTTGCAGAAGCGTCTGCGGGATTTCGCAGAGGATGAAGGTTCACTAGTTGAATGGATATGCAGCCAATTACCACCAGTCCAGCGTTGCTTGCAGCTAAAGGAAACAGCGATGGAGTGGTTGAACAAGAAAGGTACCGAAGCTCAATTGAAAAAATTGGTAGAAGTTAGGGCTCACGAATACGAGTTTCGATATCTCTTTCCATTGTAA
- the LOC104765021 gene encoding factor of DNA methylation 3, producing the protein MKDNLSNFEKSLYKKLKSGKLEVKVSYRTFLCPYCPDNKKKVGLYLDILQHASGVGNSSSKKRSLTEKASHRALAKYLIKDLSHYATTRISKRLQARTAASTRGGITLPVYDDQFEKLVWPWKGILVNIPTTLTQDGLSSTGESGPKLKDELIRRGFNPIRVRTVWDRFGHSGTGIVEFNRDWNGLHDALVFKKAYEADGHGKKDWLCGATDSSLYAWLANADDYYKANYLGENLRKTGDLKSISRFAEEEARKEQKLMNSLNVMVESKTNRLKKLEEKYSKDSIKLKYETEEKEKILRAYNEDLTGRQQKSTDHFNRIFADHEKQKVQLESQIKELEIKELELAKREAKNETQRKLLAKEFEQSAAIYSYVQLAAVEQQKTRERVQKLAVDHKMQKEKLHKRIAALGRQLEQKQELELEVEQLKRQLSLLRHMELDSGSEIVNKVETFLRDLSEQEGELARLNKFNQDLVVQERKTNDELQEARRALISNLRETRSHIGVRRMGELDTKPFIEAMKIKYCQEDLEDWAVEVIQLWEEYLKDPDWHPFKRIKLETEENVVEVIDEDDEKLRTLKNELGDKAYQAVANALLEINEYNPSGRYISSELWNFREDRKATLEEGVTSLLEQWNQAKRHKP; encoded by the exons ATGAAGGACAACTTGAGTAATTTTGAGAAAAGTTTGTACAAAAAGCTCAAGAGTGGAAAGCTCGAGGTTAAAGTCTCTTACCGTACTTTCCTCTGTCCTTATTGCCCCGACAACAAGAAGAAGGTTGGTCTCTATCTTGACATCCTTCAGCATGCTTCTGGAGTTGGTAACAGCAGTTCCAAGAAAAGAAGTCTCACTGAGAAGGCTAGCCACCGTGCTCTTGCCAAATACCTTATTAAAGATCTTTCTCATTACGCCACTACTAGAATTTCCAAGCGCTTACAAGCCAGAACTGCAGCATCCACCCGCGGCGGCATTACTCTTCCAGTTTATGATGATCAGTTCGAGAAACTTGTCTGGCCTTGGAAAG GCATTTTGGTTAATATTCCCACAACGTTGACACAAGATGGCCTGTCTTCTACTGGAGAGAGTGGACCAAAACTTAAGGATGAATTGATCCGAAGAGGGTTCAACCCTATCAGAGTTCGTACTGTGTGGGACCGTTTTGGTCATTCTGGAACTGGAATAGTGGAATTTAATAGAGACTGGAATGGACTTCACGATGCTTTGGTGTTCAAGAAGGCTTATGAAGCTGATGGTCATGGCAAAAAGGATTGGCTGTGTGGTGCTACTGACTCGAGCCTTTATGCATGGCTTGCCAATGCTGATGATTACTATAAGGCTAACTATTTAGGAGAAAACTTGCGGAAGACGGGTGACCTCAAAAGTATTTCTAGGTTTGCAGAAGAAGAGGCCAGGAAAGAACAAAAGCTTATGAACTCTCTAAACGTAATGGTTGAGAGCAAAACAAATCGGTTGAAGAAGTTAGAGGAAAAATATTCAAAGGATTCGATTAAACTTAAGTATGAgactgaagaaaaagaaaagattctcCGTGCTTACAATGAAG ATCTGACGGGAAGACAACAAAAATCGACTGATCACTTCAATAGGATCTTTGCTGATCATGAAAAGCAAAAGGTGCAGCTGGAGTCTCAGATAAAAGAACTTGAAATTAAAGAATTGGAGTTGGCAAAACGGGAGGCAAAGAATGAAACACAGAGGAAATTATTGGCAAAAGAGTTTGAACAG AGTGCTGCTATATATAGTTACGTTCAACTAGCTGCCGTGGAACAACAAAAGACCAGAGAGAGAGTGCAAAAATTGGCTGTAGATCACAAG ATGCAAAAGGAAAAGCTTCATAAGAGAATTGCTGCCCTAGGAAGACAGCTTGAACAGAAACAAGAGCTTGAACTGGAGGTCGAGCAACTGAAAAGACAGCTGAGCCTGCTGAGACACATGGAACTGGACAGTGGTTCTGAAATTGTGAACAAGGTGGAGACCTTCCTCAGAGACCTTAGTGAGCAAGAAGGAGAGCTTGCGCgcttaaataaatttaatcaaGATCTTGTTGTACAAGAGCGGAAGACCAATGATGAGCTTCAAGAAGCTCGAAGAGCATTGATAAGC aatttgAGAGAGACGAGATCGCATATTGGTGTTAGGAGAATGGGGGAGCTTGACACCAAACCATTCATAGAagcaatgaaaataaaatattgtcaAGAAGATCTGGAGGATTGGGCAGTAGAAGTTATCCAGCTCTGGGAGGAATATCTTAAGGACCCAGATTGGCATCCGTTTAAACGGATAAAGCTTGAGACTGAAGAAAATGTAGTG GAAGTAATAGATGAGGATGACGAGAAGTTAAGAACCCTGAAGAATGAACTGGGGGATAAGGCGTACCAAGCAGTGGCAAATGCATTGCTGGAAATAAACGAGTACAATCCGAGTGGAAGGTACATCTCTTCAGAGCTGTGGAACTTCAGAGAAGACAGGAAGGCTACGCTTGAGGAAGGTGTTACTAGTCTCTTGGAGCAATGGAATCAGGCGAAGCGTCATAAACCTTAA